In Molothrus aeneus isolate 106 chromosome 25, BPBGC_Maene_1.0, whole genome shotgun sequence, one DNA window encodes the following:
- the CCDC61 gene encoding centrosomal protein CCDC61 isoform X4 translates to MRHGCSRAPGAMAEPRYLQAECAFRPGAHTVRVTQTRSTLRVEVEAHGTSDLWRGEFDAAFIEDLTRKTGNFKQFGIFCSMLESALTQSSDSVSLELLTFTDLETLHSRKVGAVTRPSPSTSSPLNSKRYLILVYSVEFDRIHYPLPLPYAGRPDLVALVRELQEQLGQLRARRLEETQHLRDALWQALEEKRAAESRHQREYRQLAAELAQAKASEQKLQLRVKNLTAELASCRRGRQKSASPAPRAQERRSASLESHRSSRGQPSPKSLSPAGSRPPRFDPTAFVRARQRRQKEAELRKDRRVTRTRRPLSTSLCNSPCMAPRPAASHKLPVCRTAGKRPGKENRSKEPSAELAEIDARLQALQEYMDSLNTHM, encoded by the exons ATGCGGCACGGCTGCTCTCG AGCCCCCGGCGCCATGGCGGAGCCGCGGTACCTGCAGGCCGAGTGCGCTTTCCGGCCCGGGGCACACACGGTGCGGGTGACCCAGACCCGCAGCACCTTGCGGGTGGAGGTGGAGGCTCACGGCACCAGCGACCTGTGGAGGGGCGAGTTCGATGCCGCCT TCATCGAGGACCTGACCCGCAAAACGGGGAATTTCAAGCAGTTTGGCATTTTCTGCAGCATGCTGGAGTCGGCACTGACacag AGCAGCGACTCcgtcagcctggagctgctcacctTCACCGACCTGGAGACCCTGCATAGCCGGAAAGTGGGGGCAGTCACCCGGCCTTCCCCTTCCACCTCTTCACCCCTCAACAGCAAGCGCTACCTCATCCTGGTCTACTCTGTGGAGTTCGACAg GATCCATTACCCGCTGCCGCTGCCCTACGCGGGCCGGCCGGACCTCGTGGCGCTGGtgcgggagctgcaggagcagctggggcagctccgtGCGCGGCGCCTGGAGGAGACCCAGCACTTGCGGGATGC GCTGTGGCAGGCACTGGAGGAGAAGCGGGCAGCAGAGAGCCGGCACCAGCGCGAGTACCGGCAGCTGGCTGCAGAG CTGGCCCAGGCAAAGGCGTCAgagcagaagctgcagctgcgGGTGAAGAACTTGACAGCTGAACTGGCCTCCTGCAGGAGGGG CCGCCAGAaatctgccagcccagccccacgcGCCCAGGAGCGACgctcagcatccctggagaGCCACAGGAGCAGCCGAGGCCAGCCCTCGCCAAAGTCCCTGTCACCTGCAG GCTCCCGCCCACCACGCTTCGACCCCACTGCCTTTGTCAGGGCCCGGCAGCGCCGGCAGAAGGAGGCTGAGCTCAGAAA ggacaggagagtGACCCGTACACGGAGACCCCTGAGCACCTCACTCTGCAACAGCCCCTGTATG GCGCCTCgcccagctgccagccacaAGCTGCCAGTGTGCAGGACTGCTGGCAAGCGTCCTGGTAAAG AGAACCGCTCCAAGGAGCcctcagctgagctggctgAGATTGATGCCcggctgcaggctctgcaggagtACATGGACAGCCTCAACACCCACATGTGA
- the LOC136566452 gene encoding germ cell-specific gene 1-like protein, translating to MPSSIPEADRRHRASAAFSLSFLSLIFSITAFSSSYWCEGTRKVAKPFCKGDSKGDLCIRFNSADGNGSQAVQYIWETGDDKFVEKKFHAGIWYSCEEMINEEGEKCRSFISLTPASDRGVLWLSIVAELLYVVLLLTGNILMSVEICYYSSVIDGLKINAFSAVVTVLAGLLGMVAHMMYTTVFQMTVNLGPEDWRPHTWDYGWSYGLAWTSFACCMAAAVTTINKYTKTILEFKHKRKKLERSFRIQYRFPEYTAPEKVCNVYVNSFQNTTDDPTHALRSLRHLATISVL from the exons ATGCCATCCTCCATCCCAGAGGCAGACAGGAGGCACAGAGCCTCAGCAGCATTTTCTCTGAGTTTCCTCTCTTTAATCTTCTCCATCACAGCTTTCAGCAGCAGTTACTGGTGCGAGGGCACCAGGAAAGTGGCCAAACCTTTCTGCAAAGGGGACAGCAAAGGGGACCTGTGCATCCGCTTCAACAGCGCCGACGGCAACggcagccaggctgtgcagtACATCTGGGAGACTGGCGACGACAAATTCGTGGAGAAGAAGTTCCATGCTGGCATCTGGTACTCCTGTGAGGAAATGATCAATGAAGAAG gTGAGAAATGTAGAAGCTTCATCAGTCTGACTCCAGCTTCTGATCGAG GGGTTTTATGGCTGTCTATTGTAGCAGAGCTTCTCTACGTGGTTTTGCTCCTGACTGGGAACATTCTCATGTCAGTAGAAATCTGCTACTACAGCTCAGTCATTGATGGGCTGAAGATCAACGCCTTCTCTGCAGTGGTCACCGTGCTAGCAG GTCTTCTGGGCATGGTTGCTCACATGATGTACACAACTGTGTTTCAAATGACTGTAAATCTTGGTCCTGAAGACTGGAGACCTCACACTTGGGATTATGGCTGGTCCTATGG CCTTGCATGGACCTCCTTCGCTTGCTGTATGGCTGCAGCTGTCACCACGATTAACAAATACACAAAAACTATCTTGGAATTCaagcacaaaaggaaaaagctggaAAGGAGCTTTAGGATTCAGTACAGGTTTCCTGAGTacacagctccagagaaggTTTGCAATGTGTATGTGAACTCTTTCCAGAACACCACAGACGACCCCACACATGCATTGAGAAGTCTGCGTCACCTGGCCACTATTTCAGTCCTGTAA
- the CCDC61 gene encoding centrosomal protein CCDC61 isoform X1: MRHGCSRAPGAMAEPRYLQAECAFRPGAHTVRVTQTRSTLRVEVEAHGTSDLWRGEFDAAFIEDLTRKTGNFKQFGIFCSMLESALTQSSDSVSLELLTFTDLETLHSRKVGAVTRPSPSTSSPLNSKRYLILVYSVEFDRIHYPLPLPYAGRPDLVALVRELQEQLGQLRARRLEETQHLRDALWQALEEKRAAESRHQREYRQLAAELAQAKASEQKLQLRVKNLTAELASCRRGRQKSASPAPRAQERRSASLESHRSSRGQPSPKSLSPAGSRPPRFDPTAFVRARQRRQKEAELRNTISLGCSQRRGVASGSSSPARSHRRSSSAESSRSWRQGGSPGSKAPEPTPCRDRRVTRTRRPLSTSLCNSPCMAPRPAASHKLPVCRTAGKRPGKENRSKEPSAELAEIDARLQALQEYMDSLNTHM; the protein is encoded by the exons ATGCGGCACGGCTGCTCTCG AGCCCCCGGCGCCATGGCGGAGCCGCGGTACCTGCAGGCCGAGTGCGCTTTCCGGCCCGGGGCACACACGGTGCGGGTGACCCAGACCCGCAGCACCTTGCGGGTGGAGGTGGAGGCTCACGGCACCAGCGACCTGTGGAGGGGCGAGTTCGATGCCGCCT TCATCGAGGACCTGACCCGCAAAACGGGGAATTTCAAGCAGTTTGGCATTTTCTGCAGCATGCTGGAGTCGGCACTGACacag AGCAGCGACTCcgtcagcctggagctgctcacctTCACCGACCTGGAGACCCTGCATAGCCGGAAAGTGGGGGCAGTCACCCGGCCTTCCCCTTCCACCTCTTCACCCCTCAACAGCAAGCGCTACCTCATCCTGGTCTACTCTGTGGAGTTCGACAg GATCCATTACCCGCTGCCGCTGCCCTACGCGGGCCGGCCGGACCTCGTGGCGCTGGtgcgggagctgcaggagcagctggggcagctccgtGCGCGGCGCCTGGAGGAGACCCAGCACTTGCGGGATGC GCTGTGGCAGGCACTGGAGGAGAAGCGGGCAGCAGAGAGCCGGCACCAGCGCGAGTACCGGCAGCTGGCTGCAGAG CTGGCCCAGGCAAAGGCGTCAgagcagaagctgcagctgcgGGTGAAGAACTTGACAGCTGAACTGGCCTCCTGCAGGAGGGG CCGCCAGAaatctgccagcccagccccacgcGCCCAGGAGCGACgctcagcatccctggagaGCCACAGGAGCAGCCGAGGCCAGCCCTCGCCAAAGTCCCTGTCACCTGCAG GCTCCCGCCCACCACGCTTCGACCCCACTGCCTTTGTCAGGGCCCGGCAGCGCCGGCAGAAGGAGGCTGAGCTCAGAAA CACCATCTCCCTTGGGTGCAGCCAGCGGCGTGGAGTGgcttctggcagcagcagcccggcCAGGAGCCACAGGCGCAGCTCGTCTG ctgaaAGCTCCCGGAGCTGGCGCCAGGGAGGAAGCCCTGGCAGCAAAGCCCCTGAGCCCACGCCCTGCAG ggacaggagagtGACCCGTACACGGAGACCCCTGAGCACCTCACTCTGCAACAGCCCCTGTATG GCGCCTCgcccagctgccagccacaAGCTGCCAGTGTGCAGGACTGCTGGCAAGCGTCCTGGTAAAG AGAACCGCTCCAAGGAGCcctcagctgagctggctgAGATTGATGCCcggctgcaggctctgcaggagtACATGGACAGCCTCAACACCCACATGTGA
- the CCDC61 gene encoding centrosomal protein CCDC61 isoform X2: protein MRHGCSRAPGAMAEPRYLQAECAFRPGAHTVRVTQTRSTLRVEVEAHGTSDLWRGEFDAAFIEDLTRKTGNFKQFGIFCSMLESALTQSSDSVSLELLTFTDLETLHSRKVGAVTRPSPSTSSPLNSKRYLILVYSVEFDRIHYPLPLPYAGRPDLVALVRELQEQLGQLRARRLEETQHLRDALWQALEEKRAAESRHQREYRQLAAELAQAKASEQKLQLRVKNLTAELASCRRGRQKSASPAPRAQERRSASLESHRSSRGQPSPKSLSPAGSRPPRFDPTAFVRARQRRQKEAELRNQRRGVASGSSSPARSHRRSSSAESSRSWRQGGSPGSKAPEPTPCRDRRVTRTRRPLSTSLCNSPCMAPRPAASHKLPVCRTAGKRPGKENRSKEPSAELAEIDARLQALQEYMDSLNTHM, encoded by the exons ATGCGGCACGGCTGCTCTCG AGCCCCCGGCGCCATGGCGGAGCCGCGGTACCTGCAGGCCGAGTGCGCTTTCCGGCCCGGGGCACACACGGTGCGGGTGACCCAGACCCGCAGCACCTTGCGGGTGGAGGTGGAGGCTCACGGCACCAGCGACCTGTGGAGGGGCGAGTTCGATGCCGCCT TCATCGAGGACCTGACCCGCAAAACGGGGAATTTCAAGCAGTTTGGCATTTTCTGCAGCATGCTGGAGTCGGCACTGACacag AGCAGCGACTCcgtcagcctggagctgctcacctTCACCGACCTGGAGACCCTGCATAGCCGGAAAGTGGGGGCAGTCACCCGGCCTTCCCCTTCCACCTCTTCACCCCTCAACAGCAAGCGCTACCTCATCCTGGTCTACTCTGTGGAGTTCGACAg GATCCATTACCCGCTGCCGCTGCCCTACGCGGGCCGGCCGGACCTCGTGGCGCTGGtgcgggagctgcaggagcagctggggcagctccgtGCGCGGCGCCTGGAGGAGACCCAGCACTTGCGGGATGC GCTGTGGCAGGCACTGGAGGAGAAGCGGGCAGCAGAGAGCCGGCACCAGCGCGAGTACCGGCAGCTGGCTGCAGAG CTGGCCCAGGCAAAGGCGTCAgagcagaagctgcagctgcgGGTGAAGAACTTGACAGCTGAACTGGCCTCCTGCAGGAGGGG CCGCCAGAaatctgccagcccagccccacgcGCCCAGGAGCGACgctcagcatccctggagaGCCACAGGAGCAGCCGAGGCCAGCCCTCGCCAAAGTCCCTGTCACCTGCAG GCTCCCGCCCACCACGCTTCGACCCCACTGCCTTTGTCAGGGCCCGGCAGCGCCGGCAGAAGGAGGCTGAGCTCAGAAA CCAGCGGCGTGGAGTGgcttctggcagcagcagcccggcCAGGAGCCACAGGCGCAGCTCGTCTG ctgaaAGCTCCCGGAGCTGGCGCCAGGGAGGAAGCCCTGGCAGCAAAGCCCCTGAGCCCACGCCCTGCAG ggacaggagagtGACCCGTACACGGAGACCCCTGAGCACCTCACTCTGCAACAGCCCCTGTATG GCGCCTCgcccagctgccagccacaAGCTGCCAGTGTGCAGGACTGCTGGCAAGCGTCCTGGTAAAG AGAACCGCTCCAAGGAGCcctcagctgagctggctgAGATTGATGCCcggctgcaggctctgcaggagtACATGGACAGCCTCAACACCCACATGTGA
- the DHRS7C gene encoding dehydrogenase/reductase SDR family member 7C: MGFFSVLALPLLLLGISGIIYIYQSVRWLLSKSAVQNKVVVITDAISGLGKECSRVFHAGGARLVLCGRTWEKLEALYDALISVTDPSMTYAPKLILLDITDISCIRDVAKEILNCYGCVDILINNASMKVKGAVQSISLELDKKIMDANYFGPITLTKAILPNMISRRTGQIVLINSIQGKIGIPFRAAYAASKHAAVGFFDCLRAEMEEFDISVSTVNPTFICSYHRQPAPGNWEASIWKFFFRKVSYGVHPVEVAEEVLATVSRKKQEVLMANPIPRAAVYIRTFFPELFFAIVASGIRERLKTEEEN, from the exons ATGGGTTTCTTTTCTGTCCTTGCTCTGCCATTGCTGCTCTTGGGGATCAGTGGaattatttacatttaccaGTCAGTCAGGTGGCTGCTGTCCAAGTCAGCAGTGCAGAACAAGGTGGTGGTGATCACAGATGCCATCTCTGGGCTGGGCAAGG AATGTTCTCGTGTGTTTCATGCAGGAGGAGCAAGGCTTGTGCTGTGTGGCAGGACATGGGAAAAGTTGGAAGCCTTGTATGATGCCTTAATTAGTGTGACAGACCCCAGCATG ACATATGCCCCAAAGCTGATTCTTCTGGATATCACAGACATAAGCTGCATCAGAGATGTAGCCAAGGAAATCCTGAACTGCTATGGCTGTGTGGATATTCTGATCAACAATGCAAGCATGAAGGTGAAAGGAGCAGTGCAGAGCATTTCCCTGGAGCTTGATAAAAAGATAATGGATGCCAACTATTTTGGACCTATAACATTAACCAAAg CCATCCTTCCCAATATGATCTCAAGAAGAACTGGCCAAATTGTTCTAATTAATAGCATCCAAGGGAAAATAGGAATTCCATTTCGTGCAGCTT ATGCTGCTTCCAAGCATGCTGCTGTAGGATTTTTTGATTGTCTTCGAGCTGAAATGGAGGAATTTGATATTTCTGTCAGCACTGTGAATCCAACCTTCATCTGCTCCTACCATCGCCAGCCAGCACCAGGCAACTGGGAGGCATCAATCTGGAAAT TCTTTTTCAGGAAGGTGTCCTACGGTGTGCACCCCGTGGAGGTGGCAGAGGAGGTCCTTGCCACGGTGAGCAGGAAGAAGCAGGAGGTGCTAATGGCCAAtcccatccccagagcagcagtttACATCAGAACATTCTTCCCCGAGCTGTTTTTTGCCATTGTTGCCTCAGGGATTAGGGAAAGGCTGaagacagaagaggaaaattga
- the BLOC1S3 gene encoding biogenesis of lysosome-related organelles complex 1 subunit 3: MAAPRPPRVVLGEASESDSEPELLVETAGEALGAGLKVPGEASETDEEEEEQEQRPKTPPVLAEEPAAVWGGGPSLLQQRLREGTGRLRGAVGSALRHSYGSAARSLGGLGGALGRAQVTAAAAAHCLRLARRDLRAVADTIDIVTACHLLPDIRGQL, encoded by the coding sequence ATGGCCGCCCCCCGCCCTCCCCGGGTGGTGCTGGGCGAAGCCTCGGAGAGCGACTCGGAGCCGGAGCTGCTGGTGGAGACGGCCGGGGAGGCCCTCGGGGCCGGGCTGAAGGTGCCGGGCGAAGCCTCCGAGacggacgaggaggaggaggagcaggagcagaggccgAAGACGCCGCCGGTGCTGGCGGAGGAGCCGGCGGCTGTGTGGGGAGGCGGCCCCTCGCTGCTGCAGCAGCGGCTGCGGGAGGGGACGGGGCGGCTGCGGGGCGCGGTGGGCAGCGCCCTCCGGCACAGCTACGGCAGCGCCGCCCGCAGCCTGGGCGGGCTCGGCGGAGCCCTGGGCCGGGCGCAGGTGACCGCAGCTGCGGCCGCGCACTGCCTGCGCCTGGCCCGCCGCGATCTGCGGGCTGTGGCTGACACCATCGACATCGTCACAGCGTGTCACCTCCTGCCCGACATCCGCGGGCAGCTCTGA
- the CCDC61 gene encoding centrosomal protein CCDC61 isoform X3 has protein sequence MAEPRYLQAECAFRPGAHTVRVTQTRSTLRVEVEAHGTSDLWRGEFDAAFIEDLTRKTGNFKQFGIFCSMLESALTQSSDSVSLELLTFTDLETLHSRKVGAVTRPSPSTSSPLNSKRYLILVYSVEFDRIHYPLPLPYAGRPDLVALVRELQEQLGQLRARRLEETQHLRDALWQALEEKRAAESRHQREYRQLAAELAQAKASEQKLQLRVKNLTAELASCRRGRQKSASPAPRAQERRSASLESHRSSRGQPSPKSLSPAGSRPPRFDPTAFVRARQRRQKEAELRNTISLGCSQRRGVASGSSSPARSHRRSSSAESSRSWRQGGSPGSKAPEPTPCRDRRVTRTRRPLSTSLCNSPCMAPRPAASHKLPVCRTAGKRPGKENRSKEPSAELAEIDARLQALQEYMDSLNTHM, from the exons ATGGCGGAGCCGCGGTACCTGCAGGCCGAGTGCGCTTTCCGGCCCGGGGCACACACGGTGCGGGTGACCCAGACCCGCAGCACCTTGCGGGTGGAGGTGGAGGCTCACGGCACCAGCGACCTGTGGAGGGGCGAGTTCGATGCCGCCT TCATCGAGGACCTGACCCGCAAAACGGGGAATTTCAAGCAGTTTGGCATTTTCTGCAGCATGCTGGAGTCGGCACTGACacag AGCAGCGACTCcgtcagcctggagctgctcacctTCACCGACCTGGAGACCCTGCATAGCCGGAAAGTGGGGGCAGTCACCCGGCCTTCCCCTTCCACCTCTTCACCCCTCAACAGCAAGCGCTACCTCATCCTGGTCTACTCTGTGGAGTTCGACAg GATCCATTACCCGCTGCCGCTGCCCTACGCGGGCCGGCCGGACCTCGTGGCGCTGGtgcgggagctgcaggagcagctggggcagctccgtGCGCGGCGCCTGGAGGAGACCCAGCACTTGCGGGATGC GCTGTGGCAGGCACTGGAGGAGAAGCGGGCAGCAGAGAGCCGGCACCAGCGCGAGTACCGGCAGCTGGCTGCAGAG CTGGCCCAGGCAAAGGCGTCAgagcagaagctgcagctgcgGGTGAAGAACTTGACAGCTGAACTGGCCTCCTGCAGGAGGGG CCGCCAGAaatctgccagcccagccccacgcGCCCAGGAGCGACgctcagcatccctggagaGCCACAGGAGCAGCCGAGGCCAGCCCTCGCCAAAGTCCCTGTCACCTGCAG GCTCCCGCCCACCACGCTTCGACCCCACTGCCTTTGTCAGGGCCCGGCAGCGCCGGCAGAAGGAGGCTGAGCTCAGAAA CACCATCTCCCTTGGGTGCAGCCAGCGGCGTGGAGTGgcttctggcagcagcagcccggcCAGGAGCCACAGGCGCAGCTCGTCTG ctgaaAGCTCCCGGAGCTGGCGCCAGGGAGGAAGCCCTGGCAGCAAAGCCCCTGAGCCCACGCCCTGCAG ggacaggagagtGACCCGTACACGGAGACCCCTGAGCACCTCACTCTGCAACAGCCCCTGTATG GCGCCTCgcccagctgccagccacaAGCTGCCAGTGTGCAGGACTGCTGGCAAGCGTCCTGGTAAAG AGAACCGCTCCAAGGAGCcctcagctgagctggctgAGATTGATGCCcggctgcaggctctgcaggagtACATGGACAGCCTCAACACCCACATGTGA